One segment of Agromyces albus DNA contains the following:
- a CDS encoding NADPH:quinone reductase → MRAIVYSRTGDSSVLELSEREIAEPGPGELRVRVAVSGVNPTDWKARRGSGSAAATGETVPNQDGAGVVDAVGPGVTDFAVGDRVWLAISGWKRASSGTAQEYLITLAERAFPLPDEVSFDVGASLGVPAVTAHRALTVSEDAPARLHPGALDGKTVLVAGGAGAVGHAAVQLARWAGATVLTTVSGEEKAALATAAGAHHVVNYRDSDAAGQIRTIAPDGIDLVVEVAAGANAELDQAVTHERSTIASYGNDGGAPVTLDFGRAILLNLRYQFVLIYTMGADAWIAAGEDVTAAARDGALAIGPEAGLPLHRYALEQTAAAHDAVEGGVIGKVLIDVASL, encoded by the coding sequence ATGAGAGCCATCGTCTACAGCCGCACCGGGGACTCCTCGGTGCTCGAACTGTCGGAGCGGGAGATCGCGGAGCCGGGCCCCGGGGAACTGCGGGTGCGGGTCGCCGTCTCCGGAGTGAACCCCACGGACTGGAAGGCGCGCCGTGGGTCGGGGTCCGCGGCGGCGACCGGCGAGACCGTGCCGAACCAGGATGGCGCGGGCGTGGTCGACGCCGTGGGCCCGGGCGTCACGGACTTCGCCGTGGGCGACCGCGTGTGGCTGGCGATCTCGGGCTGGAAGCGTGCCTCGTCGGGCACGGCGCAGGAGTACCTCATCACGCTCGCCGAGCGGGCGTTCCCGCTGCCTGACGAGGTGTCGTTCGATGTCGGGGCGAGCCTCGGAGTTCCCGCGGTCACGGCGCACCGTGCGTTGACCGTGTCGGAGGATGCACCGGCGCGACTGCACCCCGGCGCGCTCGATGGGAAGACCGTGCTGGTCGCCGGGGGAGCGGGTGCCGTCGGGCACGCCGCTGTTCAGCTCGCTCGCTGGGCCGGTGCGACGGTGCTCACCACGGTGAGCGGCGAGGAGAAGGCAGCGCTCGCCACCGCCGCGGGCGCCCACCACGTCGTCAACTATCGGGATTCGGATGCCGCGGGCCAGATCCGAACGATCGCGCCCGATGGCATCGACCTCGTGGTCGAGGTCGCCGCGGGCGCGAACGCCGAACTCGACCAGGCCGTGACGCACGAGCGCTCGACGATCGCGAGCTACGGCAATGACGGCGGTGCGCCGGTGACGCTCGACTTCGGCCGGGCCATCCTGCTCAACCTCCGCTACCAGTTCGTGCTGATCTACACGATGGGCGCGGATGCCTGGATCGCGGCCGGCGAAGACGTGACGGCCGCGGCGCGCGACGGAGCCCTGGCGATCGGCCCGGAGGCGGGCCTGCCGCTGCATCGGTATGCGCTCGAGCAGACGGCGGCCGCACACGACGCCGTCGAGGGCGGAGTGATCGGCAAGGTGCTCATCGACGTCGCATCGCTCTGA
- a CDS encoding ArsR/SmtB family transcription factor, giving the protein MGEYQLDTVLSAVADPTRRAILDRLRNGDARVTDLASAFPISLNSTSKHIKVLERAELVQRSVRGRDHVLSLRAEALGDAVAWMEQYREFWEQRLAALEAFVLQDADVPAEGEVEPDPGTAPSDGADR; this is encoded by the coding sequence ATGGGTGAATATCAACTCGATACCGTGCTGAGCGCGGTCGCCGATCCGACCAGGCGGGCGATCCTCGATCGCCTGCGCAACGGCGACGCGCGCGTCACCGACCTCGCGAGCGCCTTCCCGATCTCGCTGAACTCCACGAGCAAGCACATCAAGGTGCTCGAGCGCGCCGAGCTCGTGCAGCGTTCGGTGCGCGGCCGCGATCACGTGCTCTCGCTGCGGGCCGAAGCGCTCGGCGATGCGGTCGCGTGGATGGAGCAGTACCGCGAGTTCTGGGAGCAGCGGCTCGCAGCCCTCGAGGCGTTCGTGCTGCAGGATGCGGATGTCCCCGCCGAGGGCGAGGTCGAGCCCGACCCCGGCACCGCGCCGAGCGATGGGGCGGACCGATGA
- a CDS encoding class I mannose-6-phosphate isomerase → MSVIALPSNRPPERFYRGGRRITDFRGDPPAGDHEPEDWVASVTTLAGESSLGLSTLPDGRLLADAIAADPVEWLGDAHLSRWGADPMLLVKLLDAGQRLPVHAHPPRDFAHHHLGRAHGKAEAWYILRGGEVHLGFVRDVGGIELFGLVEQRDADRMLGLLHRVTVAPGDVVYVPPGVLHAIGEGVLLVELQEPEDLSILVEWEGFDLDGAREGHLGLGFPVALQAVERRGRTPEEIARLVRQAGVGESVLPAEADPFFRLERVVVDGDAELERGFAVLVVTDRSLTMETVDGGLPLPRGTTALAPHAAGRLRISGRGELLACRPPRPPVVE, encoded by the coding sequence ATGAGCGTGATCGCCCTGCCCTCGAATCGACCGCCCGAGCGCTTCTACCGCGGCGGTCGGCGCATCACCGACTTCCGCGGCGATCCGCCCGCTGGCGATCACGAGCCCGAAGACTGGGTCGCGTCGGTCACGACGCTCGCGGGGGAGTCGAGCCTCGGTCTCAGCACGCTGCCCGACGGGCGCCTGCTCGCCGACGCGATCGCCGCCGATCCGGTCGAGTGGCTCGGCGACGCGCACCTCTCTCGTTGGGGCGCCGACCCGATGCTGCTCGTGAAGCTGCTCGACGCCGGCCAGCGGCTGCCCGTGCACGCCCACCCGCCGCGCGACTTCGCTCACCACCACCTCGGCCGCGCACACGGCAAGGCCGAGGCGTGGTACATCCTGCGGGGTGGCGAGGTGCACTTGGGCTTCGTGCGCGATGTGGGCGGGATCGAGCTCTTCGGGCTCGTGGAGCAGCGCGATGCCGACCGGATGCTCGGCCTCTTGCATCGCGTCACCGTCGCTCCGGGCGACGTCGTCTACGTGCCGCCGGGCGTGCTGCACGCCATCGGCGAGGGCGTGCTGCTCGTCGAGCTGCAGGAGCCCGAGGACCTCTCGATCCTCGTGGAGTGGGAGGGCTTCGATCTCGACGGCGCGCGCGAGGGGCATCTCGGGCTCGGGTTCCCGGTCGCCCTGCAGGCGGTCGAGCGGCGCGGTCGTACTCCCGAGGAGATCGCCCGGCTCGTGCGCCAGGCGGGTGTGGGGGAGTCGGTGCTGCCAGCCGAAGCCGACCCGTTCTTCCGGCTGGAGCGTGTGGTCGTCGACGGCGACGCGGAGCTCGAGCGAGGCTTCGCGGTGCTCGTCGTGACCGACCGCTCGCTCACGATGGAAACTGTGGACGGCGGGCTCCCGCTGCCGCGCGGCACGACGGCGCTCGCGCCACACGCGGCGGGGCGGCTTCGCATCTCGGGCCGCGGCGAGCTGCTCGCCTGCCGCCCGCCGCGCCCCCCGGTGGTCGAGTAG
- a CDS encoding ADP-dependent glucokinase/phosphofructokinase, with protein MNERVLGLGGTVDYEIAWNGAVIEELVGLYGIGAAELDAGIPVVDERSLVVTLLAFLRDGVGGERFVASSDIVEAFAARFETRITLGGTPVRAAIAMHSLGMSSLVHLVSIDDHVRALLPEGIEYVCSATADSTDPHLIVQYAAGAGVRRGELDLVAPHPNRIIYTNDPPNRELVLSDALATTLADARVFLVSGFNTIQDAAVLDARVEQIRRHLAELPAEAVAIYEDAGYHEPAFSHVVRDALVDAVDVYSLNEDELFAYLGRTVDLLDASAVEAALAEASALIPGTCLVIHTKYWSLALGETAADYADALRGGIVMASTRYLIGDGHTAADYARTAELPEKPEGAAVAAELEARFGGRLVCRAALVLETDRPSTIGLGDTFIGGFIAALTPSRVRA; from the coding sequence ATGAACGAGCGAGTACTGGGGCTCGGCGGCACCGTCGACTACGAGATCGCGTGGAACGGCGCGGTGATCGAAGAGCTCGTCGGTCTCTACGGAATCGGTGCCGCCGAGCTCGATGCCGGCATCCCGGTGGTCGACGAGCGGAGCCTCGTCGTGACGTTGCTCGCGTTCCTGCGCGACGGTGTCGGGGGAGAGCGATTCGTCGCCTCCTCCGACATCGTCGAGGCGTTCGCCGCTCGCTTCGAGACGCGCATCACCCTCGGCGGCACGCCGGTGCGTGCGGCGATCGCGATGCACAGCCTCGGCATGTCGAGCCTCGTGCACCTCGTGAGCATCGACGACCACGTGCGCGCGCTGCTGCCCGAGGGCATCGAGTACGTGTGCAGTGCGACCGCCGATTCCACCGATCCGCACCTCATCGTGCAGTACGCGGCGGGGGCCGGGGTGCGTCGCGGCGAGCTCGACCTCGTGGCGCCGCATCCGAACCGCATCATCTACACGAACGACCCGCCCAATCGCGAGCTCGTGCTGAGCGACGCGCTCGCCACGACGCTCGCCGACGCCCGCGTGTTCCTCGTCTCGGGTTTCAACACGATTCAGGATGCCGCGGTGCTCGACGCGCGCGTCGAGCAGATCCGCCGCCACCTCGCCGAGCTGCCGGCCGAGGCCGTGGCGATCTACGAGGACGCCGGCTACCACGAGCCCGCGTTCAGCCACGTTGTGCGCGACGCCCTCGTCGACGCCGTCGACGTGTACAGCCTCAATGAAGATGAGCTCTTCGCCTACCTCGGGCGCACCGTCGACCTGCTCGATGCATCGGCGGTCGAGGCCGCGCTCGCCGAGGCATCCGCCCTCATTCCCGGCACGTGCCTCGTGATCCACACGAAGTACTGGTCGCTCGCCCTCGGCGAGACCGCCGCCGACTACGCCGATGCCCTGCGCGGGGGCATCGTGATGGCGAGCACTCGCTACCTCATCGGCGACGGGCACACCGCCGCCGACTACGCTCGCACCGCCGAGCTGCCCGAGAAGCCCGAGGGCGCAGCGGTCGCGGCCGAGCTCGAGGCACGCTTCGGTGGCCGCCTCGTCTGCCGCGCGGCGCTCGTGCTCGAGACCGACCGGCCCTCGACGATCGGGCTCGGCGACACCTTCATCGGCGGCTTCATTGCCGCCCTCACGCCGAGCCGGGTTCGCGCATGA
- a CDS encoding SDR family NAD(P)-dependent oxidoreductase — MMLLEDKVAVIHGGGGSIGAAAARVFAREGARLFLAGRSLPRLEASASVARAEGADVSIAVVDAMHQAAVDRHADEVADAAGRIDITLNAVGFDHVQGLPIADTSLADYLHPVTGYLQTNFVTAKAVSRHMIARGSGVILTISTPGARLTGRGLIGNAAQSAGLEGFSRALAGELGPAGVRVVCVRPNALSDAVATSYTGELFGRIADAGGTSRDDWLAGLAGATMLGRLPVLDELAEYLAFAASDRARSMTGAIANLTVGMVVD, encoded by the coding sequence ATGATGTTGCTCGAAGACAAGGTGGCCGTGATCCACGGCGGCGGCGGATCGATCGGCGCCGCCGCGGCGCGGGTGTTCGCCCGCGAGGGTGCCCGGTTGTTCCTCGCGGGGCGAAGCCTGCCGCGACTCGAGGCTTCGGCATCCGTCGCCCGAGCCGAAGGGGCGGATGTCTCGATCGCCGTGGTCGACGCGATGCACCAGGCGGCCGTCGACCGCCATGCCGACGAGGTGGCGGATGCCGCGGGCCGCATCGATATCACCCTGAACGCGGTGGGGTTCGACCACGTGCAGGGCCTGCCGATCGCCGACACGTCGCTCGCCGACTACCTGCACCCGGTCACGGGCTACCTGCAGACGAACTTCGTGACGGCGAAGGCGGTGTCGCGCCACATGATCGCACGGGGGAGCGGCGTGATCCTCACGATCTCGACGCCCGGGGCGCGGCTGACCGGGCGTGGCCTCATCGGCAATGCCGCGCAGAGCGCCGGGCTCGAGGGGTTCTCGCGCGCGCTCGCTGGAGAGCTCGGCCCGGCGGGCGTGCGGGTGGTGTGCGTGCGGCCGAACGCGTTGTCCGACGCCGTCGCGACGTCGTACACCGGCGAGCTGTTCGGGCGCATCGCCGACGCCGGCGGAACCTCGAGAGACGACTGGCTGGCGGGGCTCGCCGGCGCCACGATGCTCGGTCGGTTGCCGGTGCTCGACGAGCTCGCGGAGTACCTCGCGTTCGCGGCATCCGACCGCGCGCGCTCGATGACCGGGGCGATCGCGAACCTCACGGTGGGAATGGTCGTCGACTGA
- a CDS encoding glycosyltransferase, producing the protein MKVLAYTSPARSHLFPTVPILLELQRRGHTVVLRTISTDVPQMRELGFTVAPISPEIEAITHDDYRVSAPIKAITRAIHVLTRRAVLEIPEIRRAIDAESPDAVLIDTNTWGAAVAAEAWGGPWAILQHFPSPVPSDEVPPFGPGFKPADGAMGRLRDRVMRPIIFAGFKRALLRPLNEVRREAGVPAIREVTDVYTRSPLVLYLTSKAFEYPRTDWPDSFCFIGPIVWDPPTEQPAWIESIRRPVVLVTTSSEFQDDGALVQVSLAGLADEDVEVIATMPAGAGSFPAPANARVEEFVPHSHVLPHAEVVVTHGGMGATQKALTAGVPVVVVPWGRDQAEVGRRAEAAGVGVFLPKKKLTPESLRDAVHRARALKPAAVAFGEAMQREGGAPLAADRIEQLVRAPARPTLGG; encoded by the coding sequence ATGAAAGTCCTCGCCTACACCTCGCCCGCCCGCAGCCACCTGTTCCCGACCGTCCCGATCCTGCTCGAGCTGCAACGTCGCGGTCACACCGTCGTGCTGCGCACGATCTCCACCGACGTGCCGCAGATGCGTGAACTCGGCTTCACGGTCGCCCCGATCTCGCCCGAGATCGAGGCGATCACGCATGACGACTACCGCGTTTCGGCGCCGATCAAGGCGATCACGCGTGCGATCCACGTGCTCACTCGCAGGGCTGTGCTCGAGATCCCCGAGATCAGGCGGGCGATCGACGCCGAGTCCCCCGATGCCGTCCTCATCGACACGAACACCTGGGGCGCCGCCGTCGCGGCCGAGGCCTGGGGCGGGCCGTGGGCGATCCTCCAGCACTTCCCGAGCCCGGTGCCGTCCGATGAGGTGCCGCCATTCGGTCCCGGCTTCAAGCCTGCAGACGGAGCCATGGGCCGACTCCGGGATCGCGTGATGCGCCCGATCATCTTCGCCGGCTTCAAGCGCGCCCTCCTGCGGCCGCTCAATGAGGTTCGGCGGGAAGCGGGCGTTCCCGCGATCCGTGAGGTCACCGACGTATACACCCGGTCGCCGCTCGTCCTCTATCTCACGTCGAAGGCATTCGAGTACCCGCGCACCGACTGGCCCGACTCCTTCTGCTTCATCGGGCCGATCGTCTGGGATCCGCCGACCGAGCAACCGGCGTGGATCGAGTCGATCAGACGTCCCGTCGTGCTCGTGACCACGTCGTCGGAGTTCCAAGACGACGGCGCGCTCGTGCAGGTGTCGCTCGCCGGCCTCGCCGACGAGGACGTCGAGGTGATCGCGACCATGCCGGCGGGGGCGGGGTCATTCCCGGCGCCGGCGAACGCCCGGGTCGAGGAGTTCGTGCCCCACTCGCACGTGTTGCCCCACGCCGAGGTGGTCGTGACCCACGGCGGAATGGGAGCTACCCAGAAGGCGCTCACTGCCGGGGTTCCGGTGGTCGTGGTGCCGTGGGGGCGCGACCAGGCCGAGGTCGGGCGCCGCGCCGAGGCGGCGGGGGTCGGGGTGTTCCTGCCCAAGAAGAAGCTGACGCCCGAGTCCCTGCGAGACGCCGTGCACCGGGCTCGGGCGCTGAAGCCCGCCGCCGTGGCGTTCGGCGAGGCGATGCAGCGCGAGGGAGGTGCCCCGCTCGCCGCCGACCGCATCGAGCAGCTCGTGAGGGCTCCGGCGCGACCCACACTCGGAGGGTGA
- a CDS encoding TetR/AcrR family transcriptional regulator codes for MKVRQYTMTARADAARETGERIQAAAFALLSTRYYDDVTLDAIAADADVTVQTVIRRFGSKDGLVRALIAPVTSQVSAQRGQAPTGDLVGTVANLVEHYEGMGDLAMLLLRQEERVPPYAEATAVGKQVHSDWVRSVFSPWLDARTGAGRERLHAQLLAMCDVYTWYLLRRQQGLSRRQTELALAELLKGVLS; via the coding sequence ATGAAAGTCCGTCAGTACACGATGACGGCCCGAGCGGATGCGGCGCGGGAGACCGGCGAGCGGATCCAGGCAGCGGCGTTCGCACTGCTCTCGACGCGCTACTACGACGACGTCACGCTCGATGCGATCGCCGCCGATGCCGACGTGACCGTGCAGACGGTGATTCGCCGATTCGGATCCAAAGACGGCCTCGTACGGGCGCTCATCGCGCCGGTCACGTCGCAGGTGTCTGCGCAGCGTGGCCAGGCGCCGACGGGCGACCTCGTCGGCACGGTCGCGAACCTCGTGGAACACTACGAGGGGATGGGCGACTTGGCCATGCTGCTCCTGCGCCAGGAGGAACGAGTGCCCCCCTACGCCGAGGCCACCGCTGTGGGCAAGCAGGTCCACTCCGACTGGGTGCGATCCGTGTTCTCGCCCTGGCTCGATGCCCGCACTGGAGCCGGGCGCGAACGCCTGCATGCCCAATTGCTGGCGATGTGCGACGTGTACACGTGGTACCTGCTGCGACGACAGCAGGGCCTCTCCCGGCGCCAGACCGAACTGGCGCTCGCCGAACTCCTGAAGGGAGTGCTCTCATGA
- a CDS encoding thiamine pyrophosphate-binding protein, with protein MPSVSSHVARTLAAHVDQVFGVMGNGNAWFLDALERDTGAQFTAVRHEVGGVVAADAYFRASGRLAAATATYGAGFTNTLTALAEAAQARVPLVLVVGDEPTSGRRPWDVDQIALASAVGARTYTVGRTDAAATTVIAIEHALAYRRPAVLAIPYDVGGLEAGDPGVTPELRLPRPMAPSGEFATRAVAEAARALGGAKRPFLLAGRGAWLAGAGEALGALATATGAFTASTALGRGVFPDGRYDLGVTGGFGAERAMDLVLEADVAVVFGASLNQFTMRFGELFAPGARVVQVDVAPAATHPHVGAFVRGDAAIVARALVAELRALGSAPSGWRESIDVAALAARPVGDGLAADGRLDPRSVAARLAELLPADRVVVSDGGHFIGWANMYWPVASPDRMIMVGTAFQSIGLGFPSVAGAAAADPDAAIVLTTGDGGGLMALADLETAVRTAAGRGIAVVWNDAAYSAEVNLYGLMGLAEAPMRIPETDFAGLAAAVGAEGVVVRTLADLDRLDEWNREPVAERRFLLLDCRISGTVVAPYQQEIIRVNS; from the coding sequence ATGCCCTCCGTCTCCTCGCACGTCGCCCGCACCCTCGCCGCCCACGTCGACCAGGTCTTCGGCGTCATGGGCAACGGCAACGCCTGGTTCCTCGACGCGCTCGAACGCGACACCGGCGCGCAGTTCACGGCCGTGCGCCACGAGGTCGGCGGCGTCGTCGCGGCCGACGCGTACTTCCGAGCCTCGGGCCGGCTCGCCGCGGCCACAGCGACCTACGGCGCCGGATTCACGAACACCCTCACCGCCCTCGCCGAGGCCGCGCAGGCGCGTGTGCCGCTCGTACTCGTCGTCGGCGACGAGCCCACCTCGGGACGGCGCCCATGGGACGTCGACCAGATCGCGCTCGCGTCGGCCGTGGGGGCACGCACCTATACGGTCGGCCGAACGGATGCCGCTGCCACGACGGTCATCGCGATCGAGCACGCTCTCGCCTACCGCAGGCCAGCGGTGCTCGCGATCCCCTACGACGTCGGCGGGCTTGAGGCGGGCGATCCAGGCGTGACCCCGGAGCTCCGGCTCCCGCGCCCGATGGCGCCCTCGGGCGAGTTCGCGACTCGCGCCGTCGCCGAGGCCGCCCGGGCGCTCGGGGGCGCGAAGCGACCCTTCCTCCTCGCCGGTCGGGGCGCGTGGCTCGCCGGCGCCGGCGAAGCCCTCGGTGCGCTCGCCACAGCCACGGGCGCCTTCACCGCGTCGACCGCCCTCGGGCGAGGCGTCTTCCCCGACGGTCGCTACGACCTCGGCGTCACCGGCGGCTTCGGTGCCGAGCGCGCGATGGACCTCGTGCTCGAGGCCGACGTCGCTGTGGTGTTCGGCGCTTCGCTCAACCAGTTCACGATGCGCTTCGGCGAGCTCTTCGCGCCCGGCGCGCGGGTCGTGCAGGTCGATGTGGCGCCCGCTGCGACGCATCCGCATGTCGGCGCCTTCGTGCGCGGCGACGCCGCCATCGTCGCCCGAGCGCTCGTCGCCGAGCTGCGCGCACTCGGCTCGGCCCCATCGGGCTGGCGCGAGTCGATCGACGTTGCCGCGCTCGCGGCCCGGCCGGTCGGCGACGGTCTTGCCGCCGACGGACGCCTCGACCCGCGCAGCGTCGCCGCCCGACTCGCTGAGCTGCTCCCCGCAGATCGCGTCGTCGTTTCCGACGGCGGGCACTTCATCGGCTGGGCGAACATGTACTGGCCCGTCGCCTCCCCCGACCGGATGATCATGGTGGGCACGGCGTTCCAGTCGATCGGCCTCGGCTTCCCGAGCGTCGCGGGCGCGGCGGCCGCCGATCCGGATGCCGCGATCGTGCTCACAACCGGCGACGGCGGCGGACTCATGGCACTCGCCGACCTCGAGACCGCCGTGCGCACCGCCGCGGGCCGCGGCATCGCCGTCGTCTGGAACGACGCCGCGTACAGCGCCGAGGTGAACCTCTATGGGCTCATGGGGCTTGCCGAGGCACCCATGCGCATCCCCGAGACCGACTTCGCGGGGTTGGCGGCTGCGGTCGGCGCCGAGGGTGTCGTCGTGCGCACGCTCGCCGACCTCGATCGCCTCGACGAGTGGAACCGCGAACCGGTCGCCGAGCGCCGCTTCCTGCTGCTCGACTGCCGCATCTCCGGCACGGTCGTTGCGCCCTACCAGCAGGAGATCATTCGCGTGAACTCGTGA
- a CDS encoding SRPBCC family protein, translating into MTAAVTVSRRIAASAERLFDAWLDPASLAVWMRRDGSEPTDVVADPRVGGSFAFTMNDPSGQFVHAGTYTVIDRPRALEFTWLSHATHQADSLVRVTFEPDGDATVVEVRHERLPDVEAVRKHTEGWTEILGSLARTLTEQEVA; encoded by the coding sequence ATGACCGCCGCCGTCACCGTGAGCCGGCGCATCGCGGCATCCGCTGAGCGCCTCTTCGACGCCTGGCTCGACCCGGCGAGCCTCGCCGTGTGGATGCGCCGCGATGGCAGCGAGCCAACCGACGTCGTCGCCGACCCGCGCGTAGGCGGGTCGTTCGCGTTCACGATGAATGACCCGAGCGGCCAGTTCGTGCACGCGGGCACCTACACCGTGATCGATCGCCCGCGCGCGCTCGAGTTCACCTGGCTATCGCATGCCACGCACCAGGCCGATTCGCTCGTGCGCGTCACCTTCGAACCCGACGGCGACGCCACCGTGGTCGAGGTGCGCCACGAACGGCTGCCCGACGTCGAGGCGGTACGCAAGCACACGGAGGGCTGGACCGAGATCCTCGGCAGCCTCGCTCGAACACTCACAGAACAGGAAGTCGCATGA